One part of the Caproiciproducens sp. CPB-2 genome encodes these proteins:
- a CDS encoding tetratricopeptide repeat-containing glycosyltransferase, giving the protein MNRYKICVYAITKNEEKFVDRWMDAVSEADLVVVTDTGSTDRTVEKLRERGAAVYVETISPWRFDAARNLAMDHIPEDVDICVSNDLDEVFEAGWREKLENAWLPIYTRARYLFTWSHNSDGTYGKQFTMEKIHRRHGFRWVHPVHEILAYSGEDPDRTVWIPGLVLNHYPDTSKPRSQYLPLLELSAKENPQDDRVAFWLGREYMYKGMLDKSIETLSNYLKMPTALWNEERCAAMRFIASSYQGKEDKNAARLWLFRAIAECPTIREPYHQMAQLGYRMNDWPLVFFMVSEALKITEKSGSYLFEPAAWGYSLYDLGAISAYRLGLYRLSCDYATRACELQPDDERLKKNLELIKLKLPDAQPDPKV; this is encoded by the coding sequence TTGAACCGGTATAAAATCTGTGTTTATGCCATTACAAAAAACGAGGAAAAATTCGTCGACCGCTGGATGGACGCGGTCAGCGAGGCGGACCTGGTGGTTGTAACGGATACGGGTTCCACGGACAGAACGGTGGAAAAACTCCGCGAAAGAGGGGCCGCCGTCTACGTGGAAACCATCAGCCCCTGGCGATTCGACGCGGCGAGAAATCTGGCCATGGACCATATCCCTGAGGACGTGGATATCTGCGTTTCCAATGATCTGGATGAAGTATTTGAAGCAGGATGGAGGGAGAAGCTGGAAAACGCCTGGCTTCCCATCTATACACGCGCAAGGTATCTGTTTACTTGGAGCCACAACAGCGACGGGACATACGGCAAGCAGTTCACAATGGAGAAAATTCACCGGCGGCACGGCTTCCGTTGGGTGCATCCGGTCCATGAGATTCTGGCCTACAGCGGCGAGGATCCGGACAGAACGGTTTGGATCCCCGGCCTGGTGCTTAACCACTATCCGGATACCAGTAAACCCAGAAGCCAGTACCTGCCCCTGCTTGAGCTGTCCGCTAAGGAGAATCCTCAGGACGACCGGGTCGCTTTCTGGCTTGGCCGGGAATACATGTATAAGGGAATGCTTGATAAAAGCATCGAAACATTGAGCAATTACCTGAAGATGCCCACCGCTCTCTGGAACGAGGAGCGGTGCGCCGCCATGCGCTTTATCGCAAGCAGTTATCAGGGAAAGGAAGATAAAAATGCGGCCCGCCTGTGGCTGTTCAGGGCGATTGCCGAATGCCCGACGATTCGGGAGCCCTATCACCAGATGGCCCAGCTCGGGTACCGGATGAATGACTGGCCCCTTGTCTTTTTCATGGTCAGCGAGGCGCTGAAAATCACGGAAAAATCGGGCAGCTATCTGTTTGAGCCGGCCGCGTGGGGGTATTCGCTGTACGACCTTGGGGCGATCAGCGCCTACCGGCTGGGACTGTACCGGTTATCCTGCGATTATGCTACCCGGGCGTGCGAACTGCAGCCGGACGACGAGCGCCTGAAAAAGAACCTGGAACTGATTAAGCTGAAGCTTCCCGATGCGCAGCCGGACCCGAAGGTTTGA
- a CDS encoding exosporium glycoprotein BclB-related protein, giving the protein MVPLTATLVVIEDDIVTPTGPTGPTGPTGPTGATGDTGPTGTAGDTGPTGEAGATGPTGTTGATGPTGATGATGPTGATGSTGPTGATGDTGPTGATGSTGPTGATGDTGPTGATGATGPTGATGATGPTGPTGATGPTGATGDTGPTGATGDTGPTGATGDTGSTGTTGDTGPTGATGDTGPTGATGDTGPTGTTGDTGPTGATGDTGPTGATGDTGPTGATGDTGPTGATGDTGPTGATGDTGPTGPTGDTGPTGGSAIIPFASGLPVTLTSIAGGLAGTPAFIGFGSSAEGLTVLGASIDLTGGPGITVNEAFSVPRDGTITSVAAFFSTTVALSLVGSTVTITAQLYESTTPDNTFTPIAGTLVTLAPPLTGAISLGTVSSGVVTGLSIPVTAETRLLMVYSITAAGLTLANTVSGYASAGVTIA; this is encoded by the coding sequence ATGGTGCCGTTAACCGCGACCCTCGTCGTAATTGAGGATGATATTGTTACTCCTACCGGTCCCACAGGTCCGACAGGTCCAACAGGCCCAACGGGGGCAACCGGCGACACAGGCCCAACAGGAACAGCCGGGGACACAGGCCCGACAGGGGAAGCCGGAGCCACCGGCCCAACGGGAACAACCGGAGCCACCGGTCCAACGGGAGCAACCGGAGCCACCGGCCCAACAGGGGCAACCGGATCCACAGGCCCGACAGGAGCAACCGGCGATACCGGCCCAACAGGGGCTACCGGATCCACAGGTCCGACAGGAGCAACCGGAGATACCGGTCCAACCGGAGCAACCGGAGCCACAGGTCCAACGGGAGCAACCGGAGCCACAGGCCCGACAGGCCCAACCGGAGCCACAGGCCCTACAGGGGCTACAGGTGACACAGGTCCAACGGGAGCAACCGGCGATACCGGCCCAACAGGGGCTACAGGTGACACCGGTTCAACAGGAACAACCGGAGACACAGGTCCAACGGGAGCAACCGGCGATACCGGCCCAACAGGGGCTACAGGTGACACCGGTCCAACAGGAACAACCGGGGATACCGGTCCGACGGGAGCAACCGGAGACACCGGCCCTACAGGAGCAACCGGAGACACCGGTCCAACGGGAGCAACCGGTGACACCGGCCCAACGGGAGCAACCGGAGACACCGGTCCAACAGGGGCAACCGGAGATACTGGTCCGACGGGTCCGACAGGTGACACCGGTCCAACAGGCGGATCGGCGATTATCCCCTTTGCATCGGGGTTACCGGTTACTCTGACATCTATTGCAGGCGGCTTAGCCGGAACCCCCGCATTTATTGGCTTTGGAAGTTCCGCTGAAGGATTAACCGTGCTTGGAGCATCAATCGATCTGACGGGTGGCCCGGGTATCACAGTCAACGAAGCGTTTTCCGTTCCGCGTGACGGCACGATCACTTCCGTTGCAGCATTCTTTAGTACAACGGTGGCATTATCTTTGGTAGGATCAACGGTGACAATTACCGCGCAGTTGTATGAATCGACCACACCGGACAACACGTTCACACCGATTGCCGGTACGCTGGTCACTCTGGCCCCCCCTCTGACGGGTGCTATCTCCCTTGGTACCGTATCCAGCGGTGTTGTGACAGGGCTGAGCATCCCGGTTACCGCGGAAACGCGCCTGCTGATGGTTTACTCTATCACCGCTGCAGGACTTACACTCGCCAATACCGTTTCCGGTTATGCCAGTGCCGGTGTGACCATCGCTTAA